ATTGGCATCATTTTGAAAATAGGCACGACTGTTTTCATGAACGTTCTCGCTACTCAACAATACCGCAGGCGCCAGCCAGCAGTATGCTTCGTGCTGCGCGTCGGGCAAACACAGGTCTTTTTCCTGTACTTGCAGACGAAAACCGAGCACCACGTAATGGGTCGAAAACTCCTCATTGGCGAAATTGTCGTTATAGAAGTGTTGCCAGACGCCATAAAACTTGCCAGCGGACAACGGTAATCGCAATCCCAATTCGCCTTCAGTTAGCCGTTCAAAGGCTGCACTCAATGGCTCATCCTTCTGTACTCGGCCACCAGGTACAAACCAATAGCCTTGCGCGGGACGGTTCAGCCGTTTACCTAAAAGAAATTCGCCCTGCGTGTTTTCCACAATCAAATCGATGGAGACAAGCGGAGTAGAACGAACGACGGTGACAAAATCGTCCTGAGACAAAAACATACTTACCCCCGGAATCGATGTTGATTCTCAAGGAACCAATGATATGTGCTGCCCAGGCCATCTTCGAGTGAAATGCCGAACTGCCAGCCCAATTTTTTTAGTCTCGAGACGTCAAGTAATTTGCGGGGAGTGCCGTCCGGTTTGCTCGCATCAAATACCACCTGTCCTCTGTAGCCCACCACTCGTGCGATTGTTTGAGCTAGCTCACGGATGGAACAGTCCACACCTGTACCAACATTAATGTGAGATAGCATTGGCTGGGTGTTTTCCTGCCAAACTTCGCGGTCCAATTCCATAACGTGAATACTGGCTGCTGCCATATCATCTACATGCAAGAACTCACGCATTGGCGTGCCGCTTCCCCACACAATCACCTCTGAGGCATTTTGCATCGTCGCTTCATGAAAACGACGCAACAGCGCCGGGATAACATGCGAGTTACTCGGGTGGAAGTTGTCGTGGGGCCCGTATAGGTTTGTCGGCATCACCGAGCGATAATCACGACCGTATTGGCGGTTATAGGACTCACACAGCTTTATTCCGGCGATCTTAGCAATAGCATATGGTTCATTAGTTGGTTCGAGCGAGCCCTGCAGCAGTTCACTCTCCGCCATTGGCTGTTTCGCCATCTTAGGGTAAATACAGGAAGAGCCGAGAAATAACAATTTGTTCACGTCGTGCAGATGCGCCGCATGAATAATGTTGCTCTCTATCATCATATTTTCGAAAATGAAATCGGCTGGGTAAGTGTTGTTGGCAACAATGCCTCCCACCTTAGCCGCAGCCAGATATACCTGATCTATACGCTCGGCGGCAAAAAAGTCTAAAACAGCCTTACTGTCGAGCAAGTTCAGTTCATCTCGGCTACGCAGCACCAGATCCACATCACCGCGTTGTTCTAACTGGCGAACAATCGCGGAACCCACCATTCCGCGATGACCAGCAATAAAAATACGTTGTCTGTTCATCGATTATTCCTGAGATAAACTGACATTAAATCCGTGAGACTTTAACAGAGAGTGTTTCTTCGCTGCCTCCAGATCTTTCGCAACCATTTCAGATACCATCTCCGAAAGTGTGATTTCCGGTTTCCAGCCTAGTTTTTCGTGTGCTTTGCTCGGATCACCTAGCAGAGTTTCTACTTCTGCAGGACGGAAATAGCGCGGATCTACAGCAATAATTACATCTCCCACCTTCACGCCGGGAGCATCATCGCCGGTAACTGAAACCACGATCCCCTTCTCCTCGACACCTTTACCTTCAAAACGTAATTCGATTCCCAACTGGGCTGCGGCCATTTCAACAAACTGACGTACGGAGTACTGCACACCAGTAGCAATAACAAAGTCTTCCGGTTCATCCTGTTGCAGCATCATCCACTGCATCTTTACGTAGTCCTTCGCATGTCCCCAGTCGCGCAGAGAATCCATATTGCCAAGATACAAGCAGGACTCTAGACCTTGTGCGATGTTAGCAATAGCACGGGTAATTTTACGGGTCACAAAGGTTTCGCCACGACGCGGCGACTCGTGGTTAAATAGAATACCGTTACAGGCATAAATGCCATATGATTCACGGTAATTCACTGTAATCCAGTAGGCATACAGTTTAGCAACAGCATACGGAGAGCGCGGGTAGAACGGGGTGGTCTCTTTTTGCGGAATTTCTTGCACCAGGCCGTAAAGTTCAGAAGTGGATGCTTGATAGAAACGGGTCTTCTTTTCCAGACCAAGGAAACGAATGGCTTCCAATAGACGCAATGTCCCCATAGCATCGACATCAGCAGTGTATTCCGGAGACTCAAAGGAAACTGCTACGTGACTCATTGCACCAAGGTTATAGACTTCATCCGGCTGAACTTCTTTCAGAATACGAGTAAGGTTAGAAGAGTCTGTCAGATCGCCGTAATGCAAATGAAATTTCGGGTTGCTGGAATGTGGGTCTTGATAAATGTGATCCACGCGTTCAGTATTAAACGAAGAAGCACGACGCTTAATGCCATGAACTTCATAACCTTTTTCCAGCAAAAGCTCCGCCAAATATGAACCATCCTGCCCAGTCACGCCAGTAATTAAAGCAACTTTCATTTTTTAAATAACTCCTTATATTATTAACTTAACTCACCAGGAAGAATGAAATTTCTAGAGTCCTGAACCGTTAACTTCTTGGGGGCAAAAACAATGCACCCAGGTTGGTAGCCTAAAGCTGATGCCCAAATAGAAAACGTACTATTAGATAATATCTTAGTTTCAGATTGTGCTAACAATAAAAAATCATCAAGCATATTGCCTTCGGAAAATGAATATTTTATAGCCATTTTATTGGCTATCTCAGAAGCATATTTTTTATCATCTGTTACGATAACAAATCGCTCTGCAACATTCAACTCTTTGACCTTAGCCAACTGTTCCAGATAATAATTTACATCAGCAATCCCACTGTATTTTGCAGTTAAAAAATCACCACCACGAATATGAACTGCGCAAATGCTCTTTTGAATTCCAAGATTGGTGTATCGGTAGTCTTTTTTCAGAACCTCAAGCATTTCATCGAAAAGACTTTGGTCAAGACAACTTTGGAAATAACCATCCAAGTAATAGTTTTGTGCAGGGATTATTTTATTAGCCACTCGATTAAAATTATAGTCACCAACAAACCTATCACTGTATTTTGCAATTGCTTTCATTCGGGGTAAACGCAACTTGAGAATACTATGATTCTTTATCGATGAACTAACCAATTTAAAATAAATTGGTAATTCATTTTTCCTTACTGCTTTATATTTTTTTAACTCAGAATCATCAAGTGCAATCAATGGAACCGTACTTTTTTTGCTAATAAGAAGTGAAGCGCCATATTGAAAGATCTGATTGCCTAGCCCACCTGCTAATCTGCAACATACTTTAGACATTGACACTCCATTTATTTATTTAATATCTTTTTTAAAGAAATAAGTAATAACATATAAAAAAGTATAGCAGCCATTAACAATAAAACGTCAATACTTGGCACCAAATAATACAAAATCAAAAAAACAATACACGTTGATGCATAGTATATTAATTTGTATTTATTTTCGTGCCCAATTACGAATTGCATTATTGTAAATGTCTTGGCTGAATATATAAAGAATGCTGGAATTGTATATATAAAAAGTGACAATGGTATATATTCGATCTTTTCCGTGGTTATATAAGATGAAAAGACCATCAGTGGAAAAACAAATCGCGATGAGGATAATAACAAGAAAGTAAATACCTTCATCGCATTTCGAGTTCTATTGTGAAAAAAATAAATCACACTGGTTGCAATAGAGAAAAAAACAACTTTTACAATGACATCGCCAATAGTAAAAAAAGACAAAAAGTAAAGTGATAGAGCATAGAAAAAAACTCTAATGATGATAATTCTGTAATAGTTATCGTCTATGTAATTATACAACTCACCAACAATTCTTAATGTTGGATTCACTTCCTTTTTTACCGTTTTAATATCATTTTCTACATATCCATTCTCATAAAAAATATATAAAATGGAGTATGTCAAAATAAAAACGGTCCCCAGAGATAAGGTTCTCTCCTCAACATCTAGCAACCCAAAATAAAAGAACAAAAAACAAGGTAAAGGTATTGTGAGTAAAAAACTAATAAATTTAGAAGAGGTCTTAATACGAGATAAGAAAGTATATCCGAATGGAAAATATATAATATATTTATTCATTAAGCATCCTTCTTAATAAAATCAACTTTTCGAGCATTTTCTTTAAGGCACCTATTCCATTTTTCTATATCTCTATCATTGCGTACAATAATATGAGAATGATCGCTCACTAAAACTAACTCTATATCTGTGTAGTTATCAGTAACGACTATTGTGGTTTCTGCTTTTTTTAATAAATGCAACAAAGTGTCTTTCTTTAAAAATAACAGATCCTTATTAATTTCGCCTGTGCACTTATTATTTAAAAAACCAATTGTTGAAGAATAATACTCGACACCTAGTTTTTGAGCAATTGCCCTTGCTACAGGTTCGATAGTTGCACTTGCGATCACAATTTTATACCCTTGTTTCTTATATTCCTCCATCAAAATATTTGTGCTATATATGCGATTCTCTTCTAGTTCATCTACGAATTCCCTTGCCCATTTATTGATATCATCGAATGAGAAATCAGATAATTGTTTTACCTGTAAAATCCTATAAACATCCTTCCTACTGAAGGATGAATATATTACATTCAGCGCACGCAATATATATGGGGCATTCATTATACTCTTGTTATACTTTATTATGTTTTTTTTAGAAAGCCAACGCAAAAATGAATATGTAGTATTGTCATGGTATAACGTACCGCATATATCAAAAACAGCCAATTTCAAAATATCATCCTCCTAAAACTGTCGTGAAAAAGGACCTTAGCTTATGTTCTTTCATCTCCATGAAGACATTATACTTATTTATTATTGTCATTTTATCAAAATTCAGCAGATTTGCTTCTCTAATTAAAGAGTTAAGTTTTACAGGGTCATCATTTTCATAAGTTAATAACTCATCCGCAAAATATTCTTCCAATTCAGGTTGTGAAATCCCACTCGAAATAACAACACAACCATACTCCAAGTACTGTAGTACTTTTGATGGAAATGAATAAAAAGAGAATTTACATTGCGACCGAAGTGGGTTAATGCTTATTTTTGCATCTAACAGCAATGAATTATAATCAGATTCATTAAGAAAACCCCGATAAGAAATTCCTAGCTCATTTGTACAGGTAACAACATGTTCTTTTAAGCCCCCATTACCGGTAATTACTAACTTATTTTTTATATCCGTAGGTAAATCAGTCAGAGCCTGTAAGAGTACTTCTATACCACCAACGAAATCTAATCTCCCAGTATAAATAATATTTTCTGGTGTTGAGCTAGGTTTAATTGTATTACCATTTCTAGAATTGTATCCATAGTCAACTATTGAATTTGCATCTTTTCTCTTAATTAGATTTCTGACATTTTCATTAACGACAATGAAATTATGCCCTTTTTTGAAAACAAAATTTTCCGAACACTGCGTTAAAAACCGCTTAAGAAAAGAAAAATCATAGACACTGTATATTTCCTCAACTTGAAATATAGTTTTCTTCAATATCCAAGGGAAAATATATGTGGGTAATATATAAACAAGGATATTAGCAGGTAATAAATTGTAGATCAGGACATACTTCCCTCTACCCATTATTTTAAATATAAGATAGAACATTAAAAAAATCGAAATAAACCCTTTTAATATTGCACCTAAAAAATTAGAGGCAACACAATATGTTATACACTGTTGCGTATTCGAAATATTATGTTTTTCGCGTTTTACGATTGATACATTTCTAGATTTAATAATTGAATATATTTTAAGTTCATTTCCATCTGGAAGACATCGGCAAACTCTATCAACTCTATGCCGCACCGAACTCGCAGCAGAGCTCCCTTCAGCACCCAAAGGATAATAATCACTTACTCTATAATATACTTCCATTTTTATTATACCTCCCGGTCTGAATATGCATAGTCGTAAATAGAGCATAACAGATCAGCAACATCATATTACCCTCAAGAACTACATCCTGACACATTACTATTAGTGTTAAAACCGACAAAAAGAAATACGGACTCTTAACTTTCCCATTTTGCTTTTTATATTTTAAATAGCTAAAGAAAAGAATAAAGTTAGAAAAAAGGAACATAATCAGGGGTATAAATCCGGCAACTCTGGCGCTATCTAAATAAATGTTATGATACCAGTTTCCAGAATACTCACTTGCATGCGGTGTAAATCCACCCATAGGTTGCATCAGGAATTTTGTGATTCCATCTTGTATAAGCTCAAATCTAGCTGATTTCAGCCCTTCACTTCCAAACCGTTCAAACACCAAATTGAAATACCTATCAAAAACTGGCAAATCTTTAAATATTAGAGAAAACGTAATTAGGGCACCAATGCTTATTAAACAAAACCAAATGGTTGCTTTCAGATTTATATTTCTACTGTATTGATAAAACAAACTAATAATTGCAATAATAAAAAACGTACGTCCACCAAGGAATATCGATGATAATAAAAGCAGAGGATATAATAATGTCAGAAAAATTCTTTTGTTAAACGTATTAGCTTTAAACGCAACTAATAAATACATAAACACAATAGCCAGTGAGTTACTTATTCCAGGCGAGTTAATTTCCTCATGACTAAATGGATCCAGCAATTTACCGTATCCATAAACTCCAGAAGGTTCAAGAAAACTATAAATAACAACAAATTCTGCTCTAACAAAAATACCGAGAATAAGAAAAAGCAACATTTCCTTAGCATTCTCAATATTATTAACTAATATTAGCGTTAAACAGACTATCATAAAGACAATATACATTGCATACTTTATGGGCGAGTCAAGATATAGCCTGGAGTATCCAATAATAAAAACACATAACACAAATAAAACAAGGAATAATACATTCCAACTTGTTGCGACACTTCCTGCGTATAATGATTTATTTTTATAGACTGTTAGGAATAGTGACAACATTAGTAAAGGTATAAATACAGAATATAAGCTAAAACCAGAGAAGAAAAAACTTAATAACAGTATGCTTTTATATACATTATTACTTTTGAATCGCATTCAATTATGTTCCTTTAGTTTTTTACTTACTCTAATTAATTCAACTATATTATCTTTAAGATCCCCCTGAAATAAATGTAAATAATCTTTTAAAACAGTCTCAGACCAATTCCACCATTCTATATCCTTTAATACATCTACATGCTGTGCAGAACAGCGGAATCGTTTAACGACAGCAGGAACACCAGCAACAATCGCATACGGCAGCACATCTTTTGTTACAACTGCACCTGCTGCTATGATTGCACCATCGCCTATTTTAACACCATCCATAATAATAGCATTGGCACCAACCCAAACATCATTACCTAAAATAGTTGTTTTTTCTTCTGCAAATTTATCTTCGTTTGTAAACGAGACACCACATTGTTTTCTTGAAGAATAAAAAATTGGATGTGTTGATATTAAAGACGTTGGATGAGCGCCAAGCCCTCCAATTTTTGAACCCATAGCAATACTGCAAAATCTACCCACCATAGCATTTCCTATGCTTGCTCCAACGGCATAGGAATATCTCCCAATATGTGAGTTATAAATTGAGGATTTTCCAGTAATTCTATTATTACCTTCAAACGTGGAATATTCATCAACATAAGATAGCAGGTCTATATAGATCCCCATACCATTTTTATTTATGTCTCTTTTTATCAGATATGATTTAAATCTATTCAAAAATCCCATATCAAGCCCCTTTTATCTTTCTTTTTACAAAAGAAATAACTCTGGCAAGTAGGCTTTTTTTGTTTCTTCTGAAATAGTCTATATGTGCCAAATAATAATCTTTACTTTCAATTAGAACATCTTTTCGGTTTAACTCTATGGGTTTATTAGCAATAGCAGTATCTTTATAAATGTCATCACCGTTACAGTTTTCCCCTGAACCATCGTGACCTATGTTCTTCGCCATTACTGTTGTCGGAAAAAGAGCCAACCACTTATTTGATGCTAGCGTTATATACCAGAAGATAAACCATGTATTAAGTTTACCATCAGCATTAAGTGTAGCTTGTTCAAAAAAATCAAATGCTCCATCAAAATTTATGTAATCTTTAATTTTCTTATCAGTTAGTTTAACTGTATTAATATCTTTATTAAAGCTCTGCCATCGATCTGCCCATGTAGCCCATCCCCAGCACAGCGGAATTCTTAGTAGGTAGGTTGATTCATTATTATTGGCCATCTTGACAGGATAGCTGCTACCGGAAATAGAGCCTACCTTTTTTACTTCCGCGTACATATCTAATGCGTCATTCATATACTTTAAGAAATAAGGTGATGTCTCTATATCATCCTCAAGAACAATTACGCGCCCAAACTTATTTACTGTTTCCGTTACGCCCTGAATTATACTTTGAGCGAGTCCAATATTTTTATCTTGCTTAACTATCGTTATACTATTGAATCCAGTTATAGTGTCAATATATTCTCGCACAGCCTGGACACCGGCATCATCCTTCTGGGCTTTTGCACCGTCTGAATAGATAATAAGGTCAGTATATTCTGCAAGACTATTCTTACTTAATGCCGTTAACATTTTTTTTGTATGCTCAGGTCGTGAATAGACAAAAGCGATTACAGGAGAATATTTTTTCACTTTCCGTTCCTGTTTATTACCTTAAAAAAAATAAACTTTTGAGTTGCATCAAGAAAATTCTTTTAGCAAAAAACAAATTAAATAGTATAGATGCCGAAAACTGGGACAATACTGCAGATATCGCGGCACCTTTAATTCCATAGTATGGAATTAAAGTTAAATTTGCTATGCCGCAAACGACAAGACCTGTAAGCGACTTATATAGAGTAAATGTTCCTTTCCTTTCATTAACAATCCATAAGCTTTGAGCCACCCCTAAGCAAATGAATAAATTTGTCACTACATGTATAGCAAGCACTCCAATTCCGTTGGTATAATTGGTTCCTAGCATAATTTCTATAATAAATGGAGACATTACTGAAATTATTAACGTTATTCCCCAACCAATGAAAGAAAACATCAGAAAAACATTTCCGATAGCTTTATAATACTCATGCTCACCCTCTCTCTTCTTTCTTGCAATATATGGTGCCAAACTCACTGATAATGTTACCGGAACAAAATTCCATAATGTCGAAAATTGCAATGCGGCCGCATAAACCCCTAATGATTCTTCACCTAATAGATTTTTTATCATGACCTGATCTATCCTCATATATAATATGATCGATAGTCCACTTACTAAATAAGGCCAAGACTCACTAAGTAATAATTTGCATTTTTCTACAGTTGCAGACCACTGATGTTTAGTTCTAAATTTTCTATACGCATAGGTCAGCGCTAACGCAGATAATAACGCATCTATGCTAAGTAGTAACGCGAATGCCCAGAGCGGACTGTGACATAATATTAGAACAACTCTCATTATATTTGTAATAGTGTATGCGCACAACTTTGCTATAACAGTTCTTTTACTCTGACTTTGACTTTGAAACCAAATATCAATTGTATCAGCGCATTGAAATACTAGTCCACCACCAGCCAATAAGGTTAACAATGCAAAATGGGCACCATTAAAAAAAGCAACCCCACCCACTGCCACGATTAAACATAAAAAACCAACACAGAAACGCAAAATGAGCGCGGTTCCTAAATTTTGATGTGCCTTATCTATATTATGAGCAATATCGCGTACTAAAATCGTATCCATTCCAAGCAATGCTATCACTTGAAAAAAACTAATGAGCGTAATTACATATGCCAGTTGACCATATGTCTCTGGCCCCAAATAACGAGCTACCCATACTCCTACAAGCAGACCAAACATTAATCGGACGAATTTATCAAATAAAAGCCACCCGGCATTTGAAATTATTTTCTTAATTTCAAAATTAACATTTATTTTTTTTGTAAGTTTAACCAGCATTCAAAACACCTGCGAAATTTTGCAATCTAAGTAATAAACCTACTCAATATTTATAGATTTATAAGTTTTCTGATTCTAATAGGCATGCTACCGCCCCTGGCTCGACAGCTACCAGTGCACTGCTTAAAATCTAAAAGGTCCGATCAACTCCGTTAGCGCTATCGCAAAGCTCTGAAATTTTTAACGCTAATTGTCTTACCAAATGCTACCAGAAACAAGGAAAAATCAACCCCATCCAGGATTAAACTTAGTAGGTTAACTCGTTGTTATTGGTTGTTTTTCATAGAAAAACGACAGTAACACCCCACAGCATAAAGCATAGACACAAGGATGTTAGCTGCCGCTATTTTTTCTGGCTTACCGTCACAAAGACCTGTAAATCTCTACTCGCTCAGTAGCTTCTCAATGCTCTTACGGAACTTCGGTCCTTCCTTCAGGTTACGCAGACCGTACTTAACGAATGCCTGCATGTAGCCCATTTTTTTACCACAGTCGTAGCTGTCACCCGTCATCAGCATGGCGTCAACAGACTGTTTTTTCGCCAGCTCAGCGATGGCATCCGTCAACTGAATACGCCCCCAGGCACCTGGCTGCGTATGCTCCAGTTCTGCCCAAATATCAGCAGACAGAACATAGCGCCCTACAGCCATCAGATCGGAATCAAGTGTCTGCGGCTGGTCTGGTTTTTCGATGAACTCAACAATACGGCTGACTTTGCCTTCGTTGTCTAAAGGCTCTTTGGTCTGAATAACAGAGTACTCAGACAGATCGCCTTCCATACGCTTAGCCAGCACCTGGCTGCGCCCGGTTTCATTGAAACGAGCCACCATGGCGGCGAGGTTGTAGCGCAGCGGATCCGCACTCGCGGTATCCAGCACAACGTCAGGTAATACCACGACAAACGGGTTATCACCAATAATAGGACGAGCACAAAGAATTGAATGACCCAGACCCAGTAACTGGGCCTGACGAACGTTCATGATAGTCACGCCCGGAGGACAGATAGACTGCACTTCGGCTAATAACTGACGCTTTACACGCTGCTCAAGCAACGATTCGAGTTCGTAAGAGGTGTCGAAGTGGTTCTCAACCGCGTTCTTAGACGCATGAGTTACCAGAACGATTTCTTTGATACCTGCAGCTACAATTTCGTCGACAATGTATTGAATCATCGGCTTGTCTACGATCGGCAGCATTTCTTTAGGGATTGCCTTTGTGGCAGGCAACATGTGCATCCCCAGACCTGCTACCGGAATAACTGCTTTCAAATTAATCATTAAGTCATTCACCTATTCAATTGTTGCTGAATTATAGCTTTTTAGCTTGTTTTAGCCAGTATGAATTACATTACTCTGATGCAGCGTATGTTACGCCGCTTAACTGCGGAATGCAGTAATCTTAATCCCAGACGGGTACAACTTTTGCCAGGAATGGTCGCAAAGTTACCTCCCCTGCCCCGGCAGTCGAAAATTCACCGCCTCGACATTGACGACCTGATGGTTTATACGGTCGATGTCAACTGAACTCTTCCCAGTTTCGTTTACTGCATGAACATTGGCCAGCGAGATCAATGTGTCCTGTTTGGCCATAAACTTGCCGCGCACATCCTGGCGCAGATCGAAGTGCATCTTAAGCGCGGGTCCTGTAGCGGAGTGCTGCATCACCTTGATGTTACGTAAAAAGAGATGCTGCGGTTGGTTATGTAACTCAAGCGTGGCACGCTTCATCTCCACGTTGGTGATAGCGACAAATGAAGTGGCATTGCCTGATGAGATTTGGATACCACGTAATTTGTATTCAAGTTGCGAATTATCCAGTTGAATATTATTTAATTTAAAATTTTGCGGAATGGATAAATATCGTCCTTTGATTACGCCATAGCCAATGAGCATGCCTGCGCTATTTTCCATATTGATATTATCAATAACGAAATTATCGCATCCATAAATAGCGACCGTCGCATTATCGATGCCCGCTTTCTTACTGAAATCCGGGGTGATATTTCGTGCAGTGATATTGCGAATGATAAAGTGTTTGCCGTTCTCCACATGGACTAGCTGTCGGCAGTCCGAGCCAGAGATATTCGCCACCACAAAGTTTTTTACTGCCTGTTCATCGGGATAGGTATTGTCATAGGTACTTCCAGCCAGCCCGATGCCGATGCCCCAGTTCACATTACCATTAGTACAGTTTATACGTTCAATGACATGGTCAGAAATGAGGATGTTGCTGTCGTTTATCGCCACATTCCACTCAATGGCATCGCCCTGAAGGTCACTAAAACGGCAATGCGTAATCTTTACGCCATCCATCCGGTTATGAAAGCCCTGACGCAGGATCCCATAGTTAGCGCGTGTGATGCTAATATCAGCGATGGTCAGATTACGCATCAGTCTTGCCGTTTTACCGCCGATATAGATTTGCGTTACGGGACCGAAGCCGCTCATGGCAATCCCTTTTATCACACAGTCCGATCCCCGCACATCGAGGGTAACATTCCTCAGGCTCCCGCCCTGCTCACCCATCACCCTGCATCCATCCTGCAGAACAAAGCGGCCACGGCCATTGCCGCTTATTCGCCCTTGCAGTACTAGCGTTTTGCCCGGGGGAATAACGATCGCGGTATTCAGATCCTTACATTCCAGTCCTTTTGGTACGACGACCGTTTGTCCTTCTTTGAACGCCTGCCTGAAAGAAGCGACCCAGTCCTGTGGATTGTAATCCTGAATGTTGACGCTGGCCGGTGATTCAAGCGCCCGGACAACGGGAGTATGCAATACGGCAAGCGCAGAGCCTGCCGTCAGAAAAGTACGGCGTGAGATTTTTTTCTCTGACATACAACCTCGAGTTACATCGTTTGTAGCAGGCTCGCTAACTGTTTATTGATCGCTAACTGATTAAATTCAGCTTCAATTTTTTCTCGGGCGCACTGCACAATCGGTTGTACCTGCTCACTGTCGAGCAGACTAAATGCCGCTAATCGCTCTGCCAGCGCCTGAGCATCGTTTTCCGGTGCCAGCCAGCCAGATTTACCGGACTCAACCAGCTCCGGTATACCGCTGTGGACGGTGGAAATGACCGGAATGCCCACCGCCATCGCCTCCATCAGCGCCACCGGGATCCCCTCCATATCGCCGTCCCTCCCGGTGATCGACGGCAGCAGAAATACATCTGCCTGCTCAAGCATTTCCTTCACCTGATGGCTGGGCTTAAAGCCGGGCATCTCAATCACATCATTGAGTTGATATTGCTCGATCAGCGTACGCAAACGACGCTCCCACGGGCCAATGCCAAGAATGCGATACCGAAATGAAACGCCCTGCTCTTTCAACTGGCGACAGGCTTCGATAGCGATGTGCAGTCCTTTTTTCTCGGTTAACCGGGCGACAGAGATAATCTCCAGCGAT
The Citrobacter arsenatis DNA segment above includes these coding regions:
- a CDS encoding GDP-mannose mannosyl hydrolase, whose product is MFLSQDDFVTVVRSTPLVSIDLIVENTQGEFLLGKRLNRPAQGYWFVPGGRVQKDEPLSAAFERLTEGELGLRLPLSAGKFYGVWQHFYNDNFANEEFSTHYVVLGFRLQVQEKDLCLPDAQHEAYCWLAPAVLLSSENVHENSRAYFQNDANHVIGLETKDVKYV
- the gmd gene encoding GDP-mannose 4,6-dehydratase; the encoded protein is MKVALITGVTGQDGSYLAELLLEKGYEVHGIKRRASSFNTERVDHIYQDPHSSNPKFHLHYGDLTDSSNLTRILKEVQPDEVYNLGAMSHVAVSFESPEYTADVDAMGTLRLLEAIRFLGLEKKTRFYQASTSELYGLVQEIPQKETTPFYPRSPYAVAKLYAYWITVNYRESYGIYACNGILFNHESPRRGETFVTRKITRAIANIAQGLESCLYLGNMDSLRDWGHAKDYVKMQWMMLQQDEPEDFVIATGVQYSVRQFVEMAAAQLGIELRFEGKGVEEKGIVVSVTGDDAPGVKVGDVIIAVDPRYFRPAEVETLLGDPSKAHEKLGWKPEITLSEMVSEMVAKDLEAAKKHSLLKSHGFNVSLSQE
- a CDS encoding HAD family hydrolase, translating into MKLAVFDICGTLYHDNTTYSFLRWLSKKNIIKYNKSIMNAPYILRALNVIYSSFSRKDVYRILQVKQLSDFSFDDINKWAREFVDELEENRIYSTNILMEEYKKQGYKIVIASATIEPVARAIAQKLGVEYYSSTIGFLNNKCTGEINKDLLFLKKDTLLHLLKKAETTIVVTDNYTDIELVLVSDHSHIIVRNDRDIEKWNRCLKENARKVDFIKKDA
- a CDS encoding glycosyltransferase — protein: MEVYYRVSDYYPLGAEGSSAASSVRHRVDRVCRCLPDGNELKIYSIIKSRNVSIVKREKHNISNTQQCITYCVASNFLGAILKGFISIFLMFYLIFKIMGRGKYVLIYNLLPANILVYILPTYIFPWILKKTIFQVEEIYSVYDFSFLKRFLTQCSENFVFKKGHNFIVVNENVRNLIKRKDANSIVDYGYNSRNGNTIKPSSTPENIIYTGRLDFVGGIEVLLQALTDLPTDIKNKLVITGNGGLKEHVVTCTNELGISYRGFLNESDYNSLLLDAKISINPLRSQCKFSFYSFPSKVLQYLEYGCVVISSGISQPELEEYFADELLTYENDDPVKLNSLIREANLLNFDKMTIINKYNVFMEMKEHKLRSFFTTVLGG
- a CDS encoding sugar transferase: MKKYSPVIAFVYSRPEHTKKMLTALSKNSLAEYTDLIIYSDGAKAQKDDAGVQAVREYIDTITGFNSITIVKQDKNIGLAQSIIQGVTETVNKFGRVIVLEDDIETSPYFLKYMNDALDMYAEVKKVGSISGSSYPVKMANNNESTYLLRIPLCWGWATWADRWQSFNKDINTVKLTDKKIKDYINFDGAFDFFEQATLNADGKLNTWFIFWYITLASNKWLALFPTTVMAKNIGHDGSGENCNGDDIYKDTAIANKPIELNRKDVLIESKDYYLAHIDYFRRNKKSLLARVISFVKRKIKGA
- a CDS encoding CatB-related O-acetyltransferase, giving the protein MGFLNRFKSYLIKRDINKNGMGIYIDLLSYVDEYSTFEGNNRITGKSSIYNSHIGRYSYAVGASIGNAMVGRFCSIAMGSKIGGLGAHPTSLISTHPIFYSSRKQCGVSFTNEDKFAEEKTTILGNDVWVGANAIIMDGVKIGDGAIIAAGAVVTKDVLPYAIVAGVPAVVKRFRCSAQHVDVLKDIEWWNWSETVLKDYLHLFQGDLKDNIVELIRVSKKLKEHN
- a CDS encoding alpha-1,2-fucosyltransferase produces the protein MSKVCCRLAGGLGNQIFQYGASLLISKKSTVPLIALDDSELKKYKAVRKNELPIYFKLVSSSIKNHSILKLRLPRMKAIAKYSDRFVGDYNFNRVANKIIPAQNYYLDGYFQSCLDQSLFDEMLEVLKKDYRYTNLGIQKSICAVHIRGGDFLTAKYSGIADVNYYLEQLAKVKELNVAERFVIVTDDKKYASEIANKMAIKYSFSEGNMLDDFLLLAQSETKILSNSTFSIWASALGYQPGCIVFAPKKLTVQDSRNFILPGELS
- the fcl gene encoding GDP-L-fucose synthase is translated as MNRQRIFIAGHRGMVGSAIVRQLEQRGDVDLVLRSRDELNLLDSKAVLDFFAAERIDQVYLAAAKVGGIVANNTYPADFIFENMMIESNIIHAAHLHDVNKLLFLGSSCIYPKMAKQPMAESELLQGSLEPTNEPYAIAKIAGIKLCESYNRQYGRDYRSVMPTNLYGPHDNFHPSNSHVIPALLRRFHEATMQNASEVIVWGSGTPMREFLHVDDMAAASIHVMELDREVWQENTQPMLSHINVGTGVDCSIRELAQTIARVVGYRGQVVFDASKPDGTPRKLLDVSRLKKLGWQFGISLEDGLGSTYHWFLENQHRFRG